From a region of the Pseudomonadota bacterium genome:
- a CDS encoding DUF4149 domain-containing protein has protein sequence MTTISLIVIAITTGLLAGAIVFQSAIVAPAVFKTLGAEGARDFLRALFPRLFRFGIASGLTISVFAILLMVLDGAGRSTVLLIVAGVGIAIAQSVALKLVPAINAARDLGSDGAARFHRLHTYSVALTLIALLIALIALGAFGATTTLP, from the coding sequence ATGACAACCATCAGCCTCATCGTGATTGCCATTACCACCGGACTTCTAGCCGGTGCAATTGTTTTCCAATCGGCCATCGTTGCGCCAGCCGTGTTCAAGACGCTCGGCGCAGAGGGTGCCCGTGACTTTTTGCGCGCCCTGTTCCCGCGCCTGTTCCGATTCGGTATTGCCTCCGGTCTTACGATCAGCGTGTTCGCAATTCTGTTAATGGTGCTCGACGGCGCCGGACGATCTACGGTATTGCTCATTGTTGCCGGCGTTGGCATCGCCATCGCACAATCGGTTGCCTTGAAGCTCGTACCAGCAATTAACGCCGCCCGGGATTTAGGTAGCGACGGGGCGGCGCGTTTTCACCGACTTCACACTTACAGCGTCGCGCTGACCCTGATCGCTTTGTTAATTGCGCTGATCGCATTAGGTGCATTTGGTGCCACCACCACTTTGCCTTAG
- a CDS encoding AraC family transcriptional regulator — protein MFDLCGWLGAQAGDAQPSAMTMVEQLSFGWRSTLMGGVLFPIIASALLLWVGAADRRAVRWLVALMLATLSSCIPFFIGFAGAYDIWPNLTFLPVDASLSFAPLLYLYVYSSFVDQPPGWRRWLLLPVALHLAYQFGAFTLIDGYQAKWAYTDRFHQPYVEPFVRVLSITLSLGCAVAIHRLYQSYSAWLPTTRADDDNYRPLWLRLFIWMWGAVGVLWIGITIMELSDSYNYRGRYWLIIASLLAVLLILLETLARSRTPFPKMPLTDEVDEQARQERKEHPNRSQDWPAIGRQLKERVESERWFLESDFSLAELAQRTGLNRSYASRALNEGLQQNFSEFVNTLRIDTARQLLADVDRPLLDVAFQSGFGSKASFNRVFRAAMLCTPSQYRKRVDSTG, from the coding sequence ATGTTCGATCTCTGCGGGTGGCTTGGCGCCCAAGCCGGCGACGCACAACCGAGTGCGATGACGATGGTTGAGCAACTGAGCTTCGGCTGGCGTAGCACACTCATGGGCGGTGTACTCTTTCCCATTATCGCCAGCGCCTTACTGCTTTGGGTGGGCGCGGCCGACCGCCGCGCCGTGCGCTGGCTGGTGGCCTTGATGCTCGCCACGCTGTCGTCGTGCATTCCGTTCTTCATCGGTTTTGCCGGCGCCTACGATATTTGGCCAAACCTCACGTTTTTGCCAGTCGACGCCTCGTTGAGTTTCGCACCGCTACTCTACCTCTATGTCTACAGCAGCTTCGTCGACCAGCCCCCAGGCTGGCGTCGTTGGCTTTTGCTGCCTGTCGCCTTGCACCTGGCGTACCAGTTTGGCGCCTTCACGCTGATTGACGGCTATCAGGCCAAGTGGGCCTACACCGATCGTTTCCATCAGCCGTACGTTGAGCCCTTTGTCCGCGTGCTATCAATTACGTTGTCGTTAGGCTGTGCGGTGGCCATTCATCGACTCTACCAGTCTTACTCAGCGTGGCTTCCGACCACGCGCGCCGACGACGACAACTATCGCCCGCTTTGGCTACGACTCTTCATTTGGATGTGGGGCGCTGTGGGCGTGCTGTGGATCGGCATCACTATCATGGAGTTGAGCGACAGCTACAATTACCGCGGTCGTTACTGGCTCATCATCGCATCGCTGCTCGCCGTATTGCTAATCCTTCTTGAGACACTCGCACGCAGTCGCACGCCTTTTCCCAAGATGCCGCTGACGGACGAAGTCGATGAGCAAGCACGCCAAGAACGCAAGGAGCACCCCAACCGGTCGCAAGACTGGCCAGCCATCGGACGACAACTGAAAGAACGGGTGGAATCGGAAAGGTGGTTCTTGGAGAGTGATTTTTCGCTCGCTGAGCTTGCACAACGCACGGGACTTAATCGCTCCTACGCTTCCCGTGCACTGAACGAAGGGCTTCAGCAGAACTTTTCAGAATTCGTCAACACCCTGCGAATCGACACCGCGCGTCAACTGCTCGCTGATGTCGATCGGCCGCTGCTCGACGTTGCCTTCCAGTCCGGCTTCGGCTCCAAAGCGAGTTTCAATCGAGTGTTTCGGGCAGCGATGCTGTGTACGCCGAGTCAGTATCGCAAAAGAGTTGATTCGACCGGCTAA
- the hemH gene encoding ferrochelatase yields the protein MPKYSGEPDFRHGQHTRIGVLLANLGSPDEATTASVRRYLAEFLMDPRVVEVPRLLWRIILHGVILRIRPRRSAAAYQTVWEKEGSPLIRISKDQMRGVAERLQRRFGDHVAVDLAMRYGNPSVPDALARLNQQNVRQLLVLPLYPQYSAVTSASTFDAVAAVFTHKRWIPELRMINQYHDHPGYIQALARSVRDYWAEHGQGERLLLSFHGIPKRYLTNGDPYHCQCHKTARLLAAELQLDDTQWAVAFQSRLGREEWLRPYTGDTVEQWAKEGLQKIDSLCPGFSADCLETLEEMVVEYGDLFKEHGGDELRYIPCLNDADAHLDFLTHLILENLEPWASNIDALNSETEREASNRRAKALDSPV from the coding sequence ATGCCAAAGTATTCCGGTGAGCCCGACTTTCGACACGGACAGCACACGCGAATTGGTGTGCTGCTAGCCAATCTCGGCAGTCCGGACGAAGCCACCACCGCGTCGGTGCGACGCTACCTCGCCGAATTTCTGATGGACCCACGCGTGGTGGAGGTGCCACGCTTGCTCTGGCGCATTATTTTGCATGGTGTGATCTTGCGTATCCGCCCCCGCCGCAGTGCGGCCGCCTACCAAACGGTGTGGGAGAAGGAGGGCTCGCCGCTTATCCGAATATCCAAAGACCAGATGCGCGGTGTGGCCGAACGCCTGCAGCGCCGCTTTGGTGATCATGTCGCCGTCGATCTGGCCATGCGCTACGGCAACCCGTCGGTGCCCGACGCGTTGGCGCGCCTCAATCAACAAAACGTGCGGCAGCTACTTGTGCTGCCGCTCTATCCTCAATACTCCGCGGTCACCAGTGCCTCTACGTTTGATGCGGTAGCGGCGGTGTTCACCCACAAACGCTGGATCCCGGAGTTGCGCATGATCAATCAGTATCACGATCATCCGGGCTACATTCAGGCGTTGGCTCGCTCGGTGCGAGACTACTGGGCCGAGCACGGCCAAGGCGAACGCCTGCTGCTGTCGTTTCACGGCATTCCAAAGCGCTATCTCACCAACGGCGATCCGTATCATTGTCAGTGCCACAAAACCGCACGTTTGCTGGCGGCCGAACTGCAGCTTGATGACACCCAATGGGCTGTCGCATTTCAATCGCGCTTGGGTCGTGAGGAATGGCTGCGTCCGTACACCGGCGATACCGTTGAACAATGGGCCAAAGAAGGGCTTCAAAAAATCGATTCGCTGTGTCCAGGCTTCTCCGCCGACTGCCTGGAAACACTCGAAGAAATGGTGGTGGAGTATGGCGACCTTTTCAAGGAACACGGGGGCGATGAGCTGCGTTACATTCCGTGTCTGAATGACGCCGATGCGCATTTGGATTTCCTCACCCATCTCATCCTTGAGAACCTCGAGCCCTGGGCGTCGAATATAGACGCGCTCAACAGCGAAACGGAACGTGAGGCATCGAATCGCCGCGCCAAAGCGCTCGACTCGCCGGTGTAG
- a CDS encoding RES family NAD+ phosphorylase — protein MPTWTPSALESDVAPLAGKAWRVVEHQHTHATRKLVDTQHEQMLLEDILEQSKPQYPQAVAHFDYLLKTPFRYLPVNRYGSRFRRAGSRDGVFYASKALPTALAETAFYRIRFFNGTESDMLPRPRAQLTAFTIAFDTARHIDLRQPPLNRDREKWMSLTHYQDTQALGDVAREARVELIAYASVRAPNAGVNYALLSPAAFQGTQPIDRQTWYFYLSPLEAHFSRALATGPDDHCIFDRARFDAMPTLSA, from the coding sequence TTGCCTACGTGGACGCCTTCCGCGCTCGAGTCTGACGTTGCACCGCTCGCTGGCAAGGCCTGGCGAGTGGTGGAACATCAGCACACACACGCGACACGCAAACTCGTCGACACGCAGCACGAGCAGATGCTGCTCGAAGACATACTCGAGCAGTCAAAACCACAATACCCCCAAGCGGTGGCGCACTTTGATTACTTATTAAAAACACCCTTTCGCTATTTGCCGGTCAATCGCTATGGGTCGCGCTTTCGGCGTGCGGGCAGTCGTGACGGGGTTTTTTACGCGTCCAAAGCCCTGCCCACCGCACTGGCTGAAACCGCGTTTTATCGTATTCGCTTTTTCAACGGCACCGAGTCCGACATGTTGCCCCGCCCGCGCGCCCAGCTCACCGCGTTCACCATCGCGTTTGACACGGCTCGGCATATTGATCTTCGACAACCGCCGCTGAATCGCGATCGCGAAAAATGGATGAGTCTCACACACTATCAAGACACCCAAGCACTCGGGGATGTGGCGCGTGAGGCGCGCGTTGAGCTCATCGCCTATGCGTCGGTTCGAGCGCCCAACGCTGGGGTAAACTACGCATTGCTATCGCCTGCCGCGTTTCAAGGCACTCAACCCATTGATCGCCAAACATGGTATTTCTATCTCAGCCCTCTCGAGGCGCATTTTTCGCGCGCGCTAGCCACCGGCCCTGACGACCACTGCATCTTCGATCGCGCGCGGTTTGATGCCATGCCGACACTATCCGCCTGA
- a CDS encoding antitoxin Xre-like helix-turn-helix domain-containing protein, which produces MDKSPQLSSHDYRVVLTKAVLNAQQLMGLSKTALARVLGISPASVTRMAGGQFLLGTDSKEWELATLLVRLYRGLDAIMAGDEAAMRGWLTHHNHDLDGQPDQLIHHITGLVDCVAYVDAFRARV; this is translated from the coding sequence ATGGACAAATCACCGCAACTATCGAGTCACGACTACCGGGTGGTGCTCACCAAAGCCGTGCTGAATGCCCAGCAGCTCATGGGTTTGAGCAAAACCGCGCTCGCACGGGTGCTCGGCATTAGCCCAGCCTCGGTCACGCGCATGGCCGGCGGTCAGTTTTTGCTGGGCACCGACAGCAAAGAGTGGGAGTTAGCCACACTGCTCGTGCGACTTTATCGCGGTCTTGACGCGATCATGGCCGGCGATGAGGCCGCCATGCGCGGCTGGCTCACCCATCACAATCACGACCTGGACGGTCAACCTGACCAGCTCATCCATCACATCACCGGATTGGTCGACTGCGTTGCCTACGTGGACGCCTTCCGCGCTCGAGTCTGA
- a CDS encoding deoxyribodipyrimidine photo-lyase, which produces MPTTLIWYRQDLRLCDHRPLTRALEAGHEVVCCYVYDQHTPGRHRIGGASRWWLHHALVDLDAQLRQRGGRLILRAGRYADVLPTLVKESDASALYFSRHYEPFMADVETQLHADLTADGITVRRFAGNILFDPNQLRTKGGTPFKVFTPFWRNCLAQTPPSPPLAAPETIRFASSQPTSDSVDDWALLPTQPNWAGEMQATWTPTEEAAHQSLEQFLENDVERYNDARNLPSKKGTSRLSPYLHYGQISPAQVWHATTTHVAHRRGPSKGADTYLSEIGWREFSYHLLTQFPELPTKPFRENFERFPWKKNAKRLRAWQTGQTGFPIVDAGMRELWATGWMHNRVRMIVGSFLVKDLLIPWQQGAAWFWDTLVDADLAANSASWQWVAGCGADAAPYFRIFNPILQGEKFDKDGDYVRRWVPELADLPNKWLHNPAEAPANVLASANVTLGKTYPKPLIDRKAARQIALDAFAQIK; this is translated from the coding sequence ATGCCCACTACGCTCATTTGGTATCGACAAGATCTGCGGCTTTGTGACCATCGTCCACTCACCCGTGCGTTAGAGGCAGGGCATGAGGTGGTGTGCTGCTACGTGTATGACCAACACACGCCGGGTAGGCATCGAATCGGAGGCGCAAGCCGCTGGTGGCTACATCACGCTTTAGTGGATCTTGATGCACAGCTTCGTCAGCGCGGCGGGCGTCTCATTTTACGAGCGGGTCGTTATGCCGACGTCCTGCCGACACTGGTTAAAGAAAGCGACGCGAGTGCGCTGTACTTTAGTCGTCACTATGAGCCGTTTATGGCCGACGTGGAAACGCAGCTCCATGCGGACTTGACTGCGGATGGTATTACCGTGCGTCGTTTTGCAGGCAACATACTGTTTGACCCCAATCAGTTGCGTACCAAAGGCGGTACCCCGTTTAAAGTGTTCACCCCGTTTTGGCGTAATTGTCTTGCGCAAACACCACCGTCTCCGCCGTTGGCCGCGCCGGAGACGATTCGGTTTGCGTCGTCGCAACCCACCAGCGATTCAGTCGACGACTGGGCGCTACTACCGACTCAACCCAATTGGGCAGGCGAAATGCAGGCCACATGGACGCCGACCGAAGAGGCCGCACACCAGTCGCTTGAGCAGTTTCTCGAAAACGATGTTGAGCGCTACAACGACGCGCGTAATTTACCCTCGAAAAAAGGTACATCACGGCTGTCGCCGTATTTGCACTATGGCCAGATCAGTCCGGCGCAGGTGTGGCATGCCACCACCACGCATGTCGCGCACCGGCGCGGGCCGAGCAAAGGGGCCGACACCTACCTGTCGGAAATCGGCTGGCGCGAGTTTTCGTATCACCTGTTGACGCAATTTCCCGAGCTGCCTACCAAACCGTTTCGGGAAAACTTCGAGCGTTTTCCGTGGAAGAAAAACGCCAAACGGCTGCGGGCGTGGCAAACCGGTCAAACCGGGTTTCCGATTGTCGATGCGGGTATGCGCGAACTCTGGGCCACCGGTTGGATGCACAATCGCGTGCGTATGATCGTAGGATCGTTTTTGGTCAAAGATTTGCTCATACCGTGGCAGCAAGGCGCCGCGTGGTTCTGGGACACACTTGTCGATGCGGATCTGGCGGCGAATTCTGCGAGCTGGCAGTGGGTGGCTGGCTGCGGAGCCGATGCCGCACCGTATTTTCGAATTTTTAACCCCATCTTGCAGGGCGAGAAGTTCGACAAAGATGGCGACTACGTGCGCCGCTGGGTGCCGGAGCTCGCCGACTTGCCGAACAAATGGCTACACAATCCCGCCGAAGCGCCAGCGAATGTGTTGGCAAGTGCGAACGTGACGCTAGGTAAAACCTATCCCAAACCACTCATCGATCGAAAGGCTGCGCGTCAAATAGCGCTCGATGCGTTCGCGCAAATCAAGTGA